The stretch of DNA ATAAAACTGAATTATTGAACCACAAATTGCTGCTCTAGTTTCATACTCAAACATgtttcaaattttgagaaaaatgcatttgagaaCTTATTCCTCACTTATTCCGGAATTGTGCCAATAAACATGAAATTAGtgagaaaacaaattgaaattatttaaattttagtatagaagtagataaaatataaattagtttataaatctatattgaattttcaaaatcagttttaaagatGTGTTAGTAATTAACTAGAGCAGATAAATCCTTCAATCAatcaaaattatttgtattttaatatactgtagcaatttcatttaaaatgttcctttaaaattaaattaacctAGCACTCCAATATATCCAGTATATCTCCTTTACTTATCATGCGTAAATAGCAAAATTAATACATAGTTAatagaaataaacatttaattacaCATTGAATCAAATTCTgttatcatttcttttttaactaaaattattcAGTAGCAAAATATGATCAATAACTCAAAATTACCTTTCATAGCTTCTATTAACAGTCtgttaaaaaataccaagcattAAATTGGTTTAGAGATCTGTAGTTAGTTTTGTAAACCTACACATAAACTGAATAACTGCATTTACTACAGCTGTAATTCAAGATTTATTAAAGTAGATCatgataaaaaactaaaaagttggcaaaaaaaaaaaaactgcaagaatGATTTATGTAAAATGTGATCAACACTGGTTTTAGGAATACAAGTTAATAGACTACTGagataaatttatgaaaacattagtaaaaaaattatttttagtttaaaaatgatATTCATCAAGATTTTCTcctattttctaattttattaaaaataaaatcaaatttcagaTGCACAATCTGAAGTCTGTATTTTTTATATAGAGgaactaaatttaaattattatttttatttatttatttatttattattttttattctaattttttgaaggttaagcctttaaaaaaatttttgttttacattgcaatataaataaaatattgcatctTTAAAACTCACATCTCTTTAATtctagtttcttttttaattaaaaagaattaattcCAAATAAGAGGAAAAAATTCTTGCATAGAATAAAAAtgcatgcatatttttataaacttgCATATCTGATAGAATCAATTTTGATTCCTCTCTATCAAACCAGTATTTAGTTACCAGACCTCCAACCATTGTAAAGACTGCATTCTCCTACCCATTTATAGctgttttagaacaaaaatgtATATGTATGCagctcatttttaataaaattttacgcttatattagaaaaaaaaaaaagacttcagtGATATGGAGTATAAATGAATGAAACATAAGGTAGCAgcaaaatataaatgtcacatcAACATTTTAAACGGTTTTTCTGTCAATGTCACCATTCACAAGTAGGAAATTTGGTGAAAAATGCTTTTCCATTAAAAGAGATTACAGCACAtggatttgaatatttttttcattttttgagcatAAGGGTAAAAAACATAGTCTTACAGgttgttttaaatgtaaatttttatttacatattttttagatttttagaaTCATTTTACgagcaaatttttcagttttcaaaatgaacatgaAGGATCAATAGGCATAATGACTAGCACTAACAGTGTATTAATAAGGaactgaaaaaattaaatgcatattGGATATAACAGGAAACATATCTTAGTGTAAAAGATAATAAATGCGGATCTTTTTTCTTCAGAAGAAGAATGCAGTAAATATTCACAGGTTATTTTCTCCTacttgaaaaaatgaaacaactCAAAACAGTAGCATAAaggcatatttttctttttcttttaataaaaaatgattaaattttgaaacattaatgaGGAACAGATCATTAAAACAAAACACTTAAATGACAATAACAAATGCACACCAATATAAAACGAGATTGAATTAAAACTTTGATAGTAGAGATTTTTTCATGactaaagtatttaaaaaaatcctctctGTTTGCTTACAGAATACTTCTTTTTTCGAAACAGAATATCACATAAATGCATTACTTACTACCTAGCACatcaaacaaaacaaatatatatatatttattgattctttaaaataaattattttaaaagctctATTTAAATAGGATTATTGCTAGAAAAAATGAGCACACTTGATCATTATGTGCAAGTTAAAATATATTGTATACACATCAAATCACTGGAAGAGTAAATTAGTGGTAACTAAGACAAACCTCATAAAAAGATTTTACATACAAAGACtctagaactaaaaaaaaaacagcaaaaaatcaCAGGTTACATTATAAATCGTAATACAAAATCTACATGTGTAACTATAAATATTATagcaatattttacaaatattttcatacaacacaaattgacaaaaaaaaaggttcaataaataaataaaaacttaatgaaaaaaagcaaaattctgaATTAATGGGGGAGGAAGGGGGGATATGAACTGCGATTAAAAGAATGAGtccaaaatagtttttaaatagttcCAAAAATTCTGTTTATATACACTTTATACACATTGCTACTTTCACATAGGAGGAAGAAAACTAAATCATAtggcatacatatatatatatatatatatatatatatatatataaaataataataaaagtgaaaaatattgaaaagaccacaccaagagcccatagatgcgcaacgcagcaaaactaaaaagccaagtaaatataaaattaagcaaacagaattacaaatattaaacaaattataaataacaaatgatgataaaaaggaaaaatgcaaacagcaattaagtaggaatagaaaaagagtgaatccagagctcatcagccgtggaggattcattaattatggtcaaaagaccaaaattttttgctgcgttgcgcatctatgggctcttggtgtggtcttttcaatatttttcacttttattattattttatatatatatatatatatatatatatatatacatacatacacacacagttggctctctgtttaacaactttcaagggaccacaaaaattgtccttacgtagaaagcgtccttaaatagaatgcctTTCACACTATAGTAGACCATCAGGGAccatgaaaagccgtcgttaaatagagcatcgttaaacagagagccaactgtgtgtatatattatatatatgtataatatatacacccggtagcagaaacagtgCAACGCTGCAATGGAAGTCACACATTCTTGACAAAGTTTGCAGATTATATCTTAGTGGgggcgaggaggggggggggtggaggtggaatttttaaaaggaaaaaaaaaacaagtttcagCTAATGAAGAAAAGTACTGTGTCCCTGGGATATAATCCACAGGTAGTATTTACTGGCATTAGAATATTTTATTAAGCATTTCTTGATGCGAAATTAGATTTTATGGTTAATCAAATGTTGATTTAGCTTGCAGActactttatttttaatctgtGTTGCAGACAGCTGCAGAAAATTCTGCTACTCGGTAATTTTTTAGAGTGGTCTGAAAAAGGGCATAGCccctttattttcaatattaagttGGTTAATATTGAATGTTTATTATACACAGCTATTTTGAAGTTGTAAGAATGATAAACATCGATAAGATCATCCAAATAACAGAGCTGAATTCTGCAAAATATTTTCGCATAAGTTTTGTGGCAAAACGTCTCTGACTCTACGAAACTCCACAAAACATCTGTGGGAATATAGAGCAGAATTCACCTGTTTCATGATATAAATGGTGTCTATCAATGCTTATGGCTCTTTAAGActtcatggtgtgtgtgtgtgtatatatatatatacagtaaaacctgtaaagttgaccacctttgtaagttgaccacctgtctaaattgaccgcttttgtcaggaacggaattagtcctatattatataatgaaggaaaacctctgtaacttgatcacctctctatcttgaccacctgtctatcttgaccactaatatacaccagctttggtttggagtattgtaaaaaccctttgtaagttgaccacttggcaaaagcattagattgtactaaaagtttaatcagttatgcctcaaataagcaaccagacatttaagaaaaaatctatgaatatttatgtttccatcaaAAAACATTAGgctaatgttaagtcccagaaaatgcgcctaactttaataaggagttattttgttgataaGTAGATTACCACAGTTACAAACGTTCAAGAAAaagtcaaatgaagaatttgagtctcttttgacttgttatgaatttttaggaattattaatttcaagcaagtagtttttcataagcaatgagattttttttatggttgatttacagaaattttaaatttgtatgataccttacacgtcattctggtaaataaactctaaaaatatttaaacaccattttttcttattgttttaaagtaatattaaacaatgaaagtgagtttaaaatattccaattagttgaaaaatgaatgcatggggcaagaaatgacaaaaaaaaaagttttcattactaccctctataagttgatcacctgtctaagttgaccaccaaagtactgcaccgcaagtggtcaacttacacaggtttcactgtatctacatatatataatagcgaaaaCATTCAACCATGACTGACAtgatgttgaaaataaaaggagGTATGCCACTTTCAGACAACtctgtatataatatatatatctgCCTTAACTAAAAATATCAGTCTTCAGAATCAATTTAACATAAAGATGGAAACCACAAagcaaagtaataaataattttctcatAATTTATATCAGCACAGCAAACTGTAATCGAAAGTGTACTGAAAATAGACTGCGGTCAACATTCTGCAAACAAGATGAATTAATAAAtagaatttcaaaaacaaaaaaatggccaataaaaaaaaaacatgcatacataGTCCAAGGCGGGATTTTGACCTATGAAAAATATAGGTTTCATGCTTGTAAATAATCAGTCAGggaattgtgctaaaaattgtattttgatttcAAAGCAAGCATAACTTAAAAATCACAGAAATGTTATTCAAAATACAGCTCTTCAGCACTCATACTCACATGCATTCAAAACACAAAATGCAAATAATTACAACAATAACACTTTGTTATTCATCACACACATGAAAAATTGGTTGAGTTCTATACTGGAAGTAATTAAAGAAGTATTTCTTGACAAGAAAATAAAAGCTttacgtatatataatatggggGAAAGTATTTCTCAATCTAACATGAAACAagcttgtaaattaaaaaaaaaaattatactgtttgaaaatagTCAGGACTAAAAgtgttttgacttaaaaaaaaaaaaaaagaatgatagatgtcaaaaaataatataaaataaaataaatacaatgttttgtaatttcacaTTACAATGGTAAATGCCATTGAAtgcaattattataaaaataaacttaagaaataaaatgctcTTTTATAACAATCACACTTTAGAatgacttttaaaacttattttacaataaatttgctcaagaaatggaaaacaaaacaCACAGCATTAATAGCCTTCTCCCATCAAAAAACTGTACATACACACATTTACGTTTTCATACTTTGCATCAATTTCAGTAAGAAAAATTATCGACTGACTACACATCCAAAGCTACACATCACACacacataaagttttttttttccagaaattaattACTAGTAACACAATTCAAAACCTCAAATATTTACAACTTTAATTATAAACACTCATACACTAATTATTCAAGACAATGACATAATTATCCATTCAGCGTTAACAAATTTAGAAACTCTTAACAgtggcattttttattattatatgacAATTTTAGAGCTATAacttatttagtcatgaaagacaAAACCGATACATCCAAAATCAGATctggaaaaaaattttcatacaccAATATTTGTATGCATGTActtactgtgtgtgtgtatttatgtatAGTATATGTTACTGTTAAAATgtgaaattctttattttatagaATAACTAGGCAATTCTCAAGAAATAAACAGACAACTTAGTTAAAGTGAATTTCATGATTGAACTATACTCGCTAGCAACTTAAGTTGACTATGACGTCAAGAGGCGAGGAAGAAAAAACAAGTTAACAGAAAAAACGTCACACTTTTAGTAGCGAATAAGAGGAGGTCGCCACCTGTCTGTCAGCTGCTATTGGCTGGCCCGTTTGATTCAAGTGGATAAAATACTCTGCGCTGCTTCgctggtaaaattgaaaatatctagtgattgacagaaattatgacagAAAAATGTTACCTATGCATGgatttaactaactaatccgatttcaaaaacaaagagcgtAATTTTCACCCAAATATCGGACAAGGCGCTAggaactacagtcggacctccatatatcgaagtagcaaattgccggaaaaaaattcgatatatagaaatttcgatatagagaaacaatcttattttatcataaaaatctcctaaaatattaaaattaaagctcattgtcgtgcatgaaacccaatttctaatttatacgagcatcagattaaaagttaagaatttaaaaattaacagaaattacacttttgcgtcttcacacatcttcattttttgtcaattcaacttgatccgcaatattagggtattttcgttttgacaatgtgatcgagagaaaaagaaaaaaaaacacaatctaCTTgacctgaatgatttttactgaagttaaaagactaaaaatgataatcaacagacaaaagggataacttgaaactgattttacagtgttactagtaataagatttgaaatgaacttgacggaatttaagaactccagaacggaacaacgacataTCTACACACATCTCAGCCCCAGATTCcatatgagtttcatagcaacctttagtgaacataatattgtcccctaattttcatttttcatgagacaaacagtctaaagtggaaaaaaaaaatctacgaatgtctcgagaaaaaattcgatatatagagatcttttcgatatatagaaacaatttttctgtgtaatgaacatggaaacaTGCTGGagtttcgatatatagaaaatttcgatacgtggaagttcgatatatggaggtccgactgtatttcctTAGCTTGGCTGCAGCTCATTTCTCCactgtcaagtaagcttgcagtcgagtataAGTGTCTATAGAATAACGATTGCTTGGTTGTTGACTTATAAAATATGGCACTCTTAAAGTTTTTTGAACCGGTTCTAGCTGCTTTTAGTCAGTTTTGAACTGCTTATAGCTGCTTTGTAATGACCTTTATGTGTTGCTTTTAGATGTAGAACTTAGACGGAATGTATGTtagcattttacattttttattatttacaaatatttttgtaacttgtTTTCAAGCAATGACTTATGCAggaatttaagtaatttttcaatatgatGATCGAtttataaaattactttgaaattgtTTATTATTCCTTTTAACAGTCTATCTTtagttattttacaaaataactaggtaaagtataaaattttttatttattatgtactttaaccTACCTGGCTAGTAAATTCCTAAAATAACTTGTTCTATGAAATAACGAATTTCACTTTAAGGGTAAGATATATATACACACAAGTTGTTGCATAAATGTTGGTTTAAACTTGCAGGGGGCATTCTCACATTTCATTTCAAGGTTCGAACTAGCTCCCTTATGGGTTGTATGGGAATGCAAAAGTACTTAAGTTCTTCCTTAGAATACTAACGTGTAAAAAAAGTTGGATTCAATTTATTTGTAGTCACTTTTTTTGCTGGGTAAGtaatgaaataaactttttttaatgtcccAAAACAAGCAAGCTCCTTTGGCGACTTGCTTAGCATCATAAGTTCAAGAGTTTTTCTGCATTGTCGTTCATCGGTAAAAAACATGCGTATGCATTGcagcaattttgaatttttttgtgtttttacaagacttattttactttttacagtaaactgtttcaaagcatttatttaattttagattcttttttttttttacaacattagtTCAGTTACGGTTGAATGTTCACTATACACAGTTACCTTGAAGTCGGAAGAGTCATAAACATCACAAGAACACCATCCATGTCATAACACAGGTGAGTTCTGCACTATGTTCTGGCAGATGCTTCGCGGACTTTTGGGGGATTCAGAGATGTTTTGCCACAAAACATTGGCGAGAGCATGTGAAAAACAAACATTCAACCGTAACTGACATAATGTTAAAattaagttgggggggggggggtatgcccACTTTCGGACCATTCTGTATATATAAGAATCCACACAATGAAAATTGACCATACAACAACATGGTTGCAAAAAcaaatttgctcaaatttaaaATGCACATGTCTTGATAATTACTgttcatgcagtttttttttctttttttttttcttacagccTTCTAATTATACTTATCAAAGGTAAATATAGTGTTTCAAGTAAGTACACAGTGTGTTGTAAGTACATCATAACAGCAATAtttcaaagttaaaataaatgcaatcaaattaacaaagacaattttttaaaaaaataaaatttgagagTAATTTCTTGTAAAATGctgtacaaaaaaaagaaaactttaaaaaaataaaaaataaaaacaatttgtaaGCATAAAAACTTAGATTAAATGAGATTCATTAAATTTTGgagacatttataaacataatttaaCAACATTGATATGTTAATGCTTAATGCTCAACACTTCAAAacttgtttgatttaaaaaaaatactaaaactatgagatcgcgaaaaaaaaagtaataaagcaGAAATTATCTGATTAAACCTTCATTAACCATCTACTGTAAATGCACAAATTATAGGACTCAACAAACTTAATTTATCCATTTActaaatcacatttttaaaaaataattttaaaaattgtcattaagatttaaatagtccacttatggtttttacattattattttatgcttcaaaagaaacatttataaatatttttttctacttcgtATAGATACATGAAATATTTACAACATATTGCACTTGAATGAGGGGAAATTCAATTTCTCCATTCAATAGGTGGAGGAGGGGGGAAGGGATCTTTTTATGAAGCAAAATCTTAAACCAATTTCTTACAAGACAAAGATTTTAACTTTCAactcttctttaaaaataacaatttaaaaaaatggttttgagattttaaactaaaatttgtcTAGCCACACAATAtaacacctctttttttttttgtttcgattaGTCTGCAGAAAAAcgtcgattttttaatttttttgtattgagaATTTAAATCATGCATTTGTAGCACACATATTTGTAGATACTTatttcaggaaaaaatgcaaTCATGTCTTGCCCATTTGAAAATTTCTTGGAAACAAACATAACCTTAAACTAATTTTCAATAGAAATGTAATGCACTTATAGatactttttcattaaatttgaattGACCATATGTGCAATTaacaaacaaaagtttaaaaaaaaactatgattttttttagagaGAAAATTTTTCATAAGTAGACATTTAGGTCATTAGCTACTgtattttgagcaattttatttaatatgattTTAGATAAAATTATTAGTTTAAACACACTTTGTCAGAAGATACAACAGTTCACCTACAAATATTTTTGACCTATTCGGATGAACAGAAAAATGTTACGAttgaattgaaattgtttttttaaagatgattttCATGACGTTGATAGCAAAAGATGTgatgtaaatttaaaacaaatattgctaacattgcaaaataaatataacttttacaaTACTTATTCATTTTGACAAGTTTGATGCACTTCTTTCAATTTGCAAGAGTTAACAATTTTTGTTGAGGGGAAAAAACATTCCGGAGAAGTTATTGCAAGCTGTGGTTAATATGAAAACTAaggtaattttgaaagaaagaaaaacataacaGCAAAACATGAGTGGGTAACTAGAAAATGTGATCTATCCTATCCAGCTTAGCAACAATGTCTGATATAATCGCAACATGTTTATAACATGTTTGAAAGACAACATGTAGAATTAGGTTACTGTAGATTCATGATTTTAGTGGATGAAGAATCAATGCTTAAAGCTACCAAtaacaaatagaaaaagtttaaaagataATAAATTTACCGGAAAATGGATATGATAAAATTCTTAGGATTCATatcaacaatttttaaaagaaattaaagggCTGAGTTTAAAAAAGGGGAACCTGTAATGTCACAGAATAACAAAACACATTAAAACGTTTTAGAATAAGCATTCTAAACAACATAAAGGCAATTCCACTGCAACAGACGTATCAGTTGCTTCAAAAACGCCTTACAAAGACACTGAATGTGTTAGATCCTTGTTTTGTGGCATTAACTTTATGAAGAACATGGAGTTTACTTGCACATGAACTGATAAAAAAAACcagtggcaaagttaaaaattttataagcTGAGCTAAGCATGGATTTGTGGGTTGCTCTTTAGATTTTCTACTTAGTATAccaatagcgaaaaaaaaaaacatattggtCTCTAAAAGCACATGAAAAATGTGTTAGCTAGCTGAAACTAATACTGAATGTTTCTGAAAAAACTTCAAATACTTCAAACTATGTTAGGATGACTTATGCTACTCTCATTTTAACCACAACATGTAGTGCAATTAAATTTTGCAGATTTccagaaaaaatgttcaaataattttttttggcatATCTCATGAGATACGTCTGAGAAAGACATTAAAATACCTTCTAGAAATCTTCAATATTTAATTGCATTACATAGAAGTAGAGCCCAAGTTCTTCATTAGGTTCAagcagtgaatttttttttttttctttctaatggggctgtttTAGCAAGTCtctttttgcagacctagtgcaatCCCCAAAATGGCATCCAAGGTTTCATGTGCCAACATTAAGGAATAGATGTAAATGGCAGAGAGAATTTTGATGCCGTGGGCTGGGTAAACTacagtatcagcagaaatgagtttttgagatatttgaagaaatgtgcgcTGGATTCAATACTCAATAAAGATAGGGAAATGtcggaattagactttttttttatcctttttttagcAGAAACCAAAAGAGccagcttgtacaataaagctaacgtacaatagatgacaaaaatgcaaaaaaaatgaaaaataaaatatttgtaattactgctgtttacctgcttACGGCATTTTAATACCCAGTTTCCCACCAAAAGGAGGCACATGGgcactttttaatgcaaaactgcATCAGGGATTTAATTTTGCCTAGAACACTCAAAGCCAAACAAATACCCcgaagggatcttttacatgtcgCATGATCATGCGACATGGAAACAGACGATTTTCTGCGTCTCGAAAAACCACCGACCAAACACTTGGACCACGTGTTCAGAACCCGGGTCCGAAGGCATACGCAACTTGCCACCCACCACCCGGCCGACATGCGACGAAACGAGAACCTAACGTATTTTTGTAGCACGTTTCTGGCAACAACCGATACGTCCGCCGAAACGGAACCGCCCTCGAACGGACGACACCGAACACAAACTCTAGGACAAGACAGACTTTTGCGTACTAGACTGCAAACGCTCCAGCCGCTCGTCGACGTAGTTAGAATCCGACTTGGAGTGACCGTAACACTTGGCGGACCTCTCGGGCATCGACGAACGGGCTTCGTCGGGGCCGAAGGGGACCACGTCCGGGGGAGGCATCTTGTTGTTCCCCGGGAGCGACGGTTGCCCGTAGACGCTGGAAGGCCGATAACCGTTCCCGGGAAGCCCCTGCGGTGGCGGCGGTTGAGTCTTTTTGCTCTCACCTGGACGGTTGTGTTTGAGACGCAGAGAGGACACGGCGACGGGCGAGTCCGGGTGCACGAAGGAGAATTCCGAAGTCGCGGAGGTAGCTGAAGACTTTGTGCGTCTGGTGTCGGGAGGCTGGGATATCTCGGGAGAAGACAGGATATGCTGCGCGTAGAGGGACCTCTGGGTGAGGGCCGGAGACACCTGCAGGGAGCGGGGAGAGGGCTTGTACAGGTGCCCGTTCTCGGACCGTCGACCCAGAGACACCAAGGAACTGTGTGAGCCGGAAGAGCACTGGGGCGCCAGGCGGGGACCGAAGGTGTGGCGTGTCACGGGGTAATAATCACAGGATGAAGCAGCATCACAGTCGGTATCGCCGTTGGAATCACCTTCCGTCAAGACTGGAATCGAGATTCAACACTTTAATTTGGGTAAAAGCTTGTGTttaaagcatagactaataataagagtagaccgagctttctcattcttgctgatgaagaaaattggttcatagatgtatcatgtgactagtggaagggcttggcgaagactttggcagcatggttgctagatggcagcattatctacagtttggcactcgacatgtattttaagacaatgtgttttcattaaaaaaaacttccaggtgcagagattgaactgttttgcttttagttatgcattattttgacattagtaatagtttttgatcagttttcggtaacttttatttcatttggaactgctacgtcagcgttggcgtaaacgttttgcgtcaaggtaaaaatgtactaatcggtatcttaaattgaaattgtaggtaaaaatctcatcgtttgccgattctttttgggcgcttgtatctttaattacttagagagttattgaaattgaataaagaaaatgcacagtactatctaaacgaaaaactcactatattgacaaaatttttacaacttagaataacaaattgacAAATCGGACTCaattaaagatcattcttccgtgttccatcaattcaatttattttatttattgttgatcgtctgctacgatcagcgcccgctgttgctaggaaatccaccagtcacatggtttggtttatgagcagcaaaagggttgccatagctcggtctactcttattattagtctatggtttaaagTGAGAATTTAAACACAGGTGAACATGAccagtgatgtgccggatcgt from Uloborus diversus isolate 005 chromosome 5, Udiv.v.3.1, whole genome shotgun sequence encodes:
- the LOC129222745 gene encoding uncharacterized protein LOC129222745 — translated: MMTSEQDTNQKESRPESVTLKKGTLWQQRDKFFSRWKERFFILTSDYLACFKKASKIGISEMGGFLYKVNLADVDDLQWIDKKQDGVIAVRVGQEDQLLLWSSKGLDNWMFALRDAVNLSKGRREALRRSQTLMPQLSDGGLIGRHRVNSHHSLSASPGPPSLVHSGSNLELCSNAGPFMRSLVDKHFMPSINEYSRRMSVLTEGDSNGDTDCDAASSCDYYPVTRHTFGPRLAPQCSSGSHSSLVSLGRRSENGHLYKPSPRSLQVSPALTQRSLYAQHILSSPEISQPPDTRRTKSSATSATSEFSFVHPDSPVAVSSLRLKHNRPGESKKTQPPPPQGLPGNGYRPSSVYGQPSLPGNNKMPPPDVVPFGPDEARSSMPERSAKCYGHSKSDSNYVDERLERLQSSTQKSVLS